Proteins from one Flavobacterium sp. N2038 genomic window:
- a CDS encoding DUF1266 domain-containing protein, which yields MGFFSKILNSFKSIRLNKKNEVRGYLLDHLLIGSMYAEQQSAYLNSYETGLNKSDIDKLVETYWGIYNKDQAIEILQSLHNRNQDEYMDVVYKAFEDRENYVDILKSNLPKEDDVFDYYLNLFRALNNIVPELIEQKIMTTFSQIKKTKDSGWNYGRSAFLARCCYELGYLSENELKEYLAKSYTDLKKYCSTWQEYTTSYIFGRAIWGGTNNNGMVQIANDLLNNDNSPLKNKTYL from the coding sequence ATGGGATTTTTTTCAAAAATTTTAAACTCATTTAAAAGCATAAGATTAAATAAAAAAAATGAAGTAAGAGGCTATTTATTAGACCACTTACTTATTGGTTCAATGTATGCCGAACAACAATCGGCATACTTGAATTCTTATGAAACAGGTTTAAACAAATCCGATATCGATAAATTAGTTGAAACTTACTGGGGCATATATAATAAAGATCAGGCGATTGAAATTCTTCAAAGTTTGCACAACAGGAATCAAGATGAATATATGGATGTCGTTTATAAAGCATTTGAGGATAGAGAAAATTATGTCGACATTTTAAAATCAAACCTGCCAAAAGAAGACGACGTATTTGATTATTATTTGAACCTGTTTAGAGCGCTAAATAATATTGTTCCGGAACTAATTGAACAGAAAATTATGACCACTTTTTCTCAAATAAAAAAGACAAAAGATAGTGGTTGGAATTATGGAAGAAGTGCTTTTTTAGCACGCTGTTGCTATGAATTAGGTTATCTTTCAGAAAATGAACTTAAAGAATATTTAGCAAAATCATACACAGATTTAAAAAAATACTGCAGCACCTGGCAAGAATATACAACGAGCTATATTTTTGGAAGAGCAATTTGGGGTGGCACAAACAACAATGGAATGGTGCAAATTGCAAATGACTTGTTGAATAACGACAATAGTCCGCTTAAAAATAAAACATACCTCTAA